The window TTATCTGTAGAAAGCCATCAAGTAAGTGCTATAAATACTCAGAATGACAAACAAGTGAAAGCATAATGGATTGTACAATAAATGAGCATTACTAAGTGTCTTTTATATAAATAGAGAATTTGTGGGAGGGGTTCGGAAAGCGGTTACAATGGTTACAAAATTAAAATAGTCTTATATCTTATTGATACTATAAATAAATATGGTAATAGAAAAAGGTTACAAATGGGTTACTTTGTGGTTACGTGTAACCGTTTTAATAGGTTACAAATTAAAACTATAACTTATTGTTTTATAAGGATGTAACTTTTTAACCCCTGTTTTGTAACCCGTTGTAACCAGTAAAAAGTTACAACGGAGTTGTTTGTAATCAGTGGGTTAGGAGTGTTTTTAATAGGGTGTAACCGTTGTAACCGGTTTCCGAAAGGGGCAAAGTTATAGCTGTTGCAAGTTAACCATTAATCTTTAATCGGGTTCGTAATTGTATGATGGTTCAATATAGCCAAAACTAATATAAGAAGGTGAGGATAAAAACTCAACATCATATATATCTACGTCAATTATATTACTCACATTTTCAAAATTGCCAGTAAAGGTGATTAATATATCCGTATCAAAATCAAAGTTTGTGCTTTCAGATGTTGTACCTATATTAAAATAATCTTTATCTGTTGAGTCCCTATGGAATAAAGTGAAATCACAATAAGCGTTTGCATTTATATTCACTCTTGTTTGCACAACAACCATATCATCTTCAAACTGAATTAATTTTAAAAACAATGGATTTGAAGGTGAATGCGAAAATGTAATATCATTAAAACTAATTTCTAAGTAGTCATAGTCAAATTCAAAATCAGAATTTACATCTGGTTGAGGTTCTATTTGGTTGGTATAATCCTCAGCCTTTTCTTTGATTAAAGAGTAAAATTGCCCAGAGGAGGAATCTAACATATTAGCTAATTCAGTTAATAGTATTTCAGGATCTATTTGTGATTGAAGCTTTGAGATTGCGCTTGATAGGTCAGCAATAACATCAATGTGTTCAGAGTGTTCAGCGTATTTCAGCCAATCTTGATCTATACTTACCGCAATAATTTTTTTATTGTATTCTTCTGCCCATGCATCTAATGAAAGGAGAGCAATTGCATCTGGGAATTCTGATTTTTTCTTACCTGTCTCCTCAAATGGTGGCTGATTTGAAAAATACATTTTCATTAATTTTTTTACATCTAGGCAATCATCAACATTAATAATTTCTAATCCCGTTCTACCAATGAATTCGGATATTGATTTATCAGTTGACTCATTAGGTATTAATTCGCTAACCATATCTTGAAAATCGACCAGCCTATCATTATGCGAGTCATAGTATCGAATGAAGTCTTTTATAGCCGAACTTAAACCAGCATGCTTCTCTTGTTTTTTTTTCAAAAGATGTTTTTTTAATTCCTCAATAATGATATCTGGTATAACTAATTCTATATTTGAGTCTTTAAATTGGTCTAATCTTTTTAGTAGCCCTTTATTCAATGTTAATCCATGGTTTATAAAAATGGAAGTGTCAACACATAAGGCATTATATTTACTATCTTTCATTTTACTCATTCCAAAAAACGTTTAGGGGCGTTAAGTATAATTTTTATTTATGTTTTTGTGAATGATTGAATAAACACTGCAGAAATGCCTGTCTGATATTATTTATAGTCAGTTTTCTGGACTAAAATGGCCCTATAACTATTATGTAATTAATGTGAGTGTGAACACAAAAACTTGAGTTGACAAAACTGTAAAAATGCACCAACATTCAGGTTGACAAAATCAAATATTTGCACCATTTTTTATAAGAGATGATTATGACCGATTACAAAGCCCCTTGGTTTTTTTCCGATGATTTAAAAAAAGAGCGACTGACTATAGTTGCTGAAGAACTACTAAAAGTCCTTGATAATACTTACATGCAGTTATCTACACCACTAGATGATAATTATACAAGAGGAACGTGTACTTTTGGTAGACAGAGACAACTTTTAATTCAACTATGCATGAGTGGTAAATTTGATTGGTTAAAATTATCACACGCAGGAATGGATGTTACTTTTTCAATTGGTACAGTACCTGTCAGATTCTTTGCTGATGACCCTGATAATCCTCAAAAATCAGGATTTTATAGAAGAAATCAAGTTGACCAATTATGGGAACCAGAATTAACAGCACCTACAATGCATAGATTTGTGATTGAAAAACCAGAATTTGAGGGAGAAGGTGCTAGAGTTCATTTCATTGGTTATAATGCGTTAAATGAGATGGTTTCAAAATGGACCTATGGTGATGAAAGAGTAACAGTACTTCATTCTGAAGATAATACTCCTCCATTATCTGTTCCTATTGATTTGGATCCTATCAGTGTTCTTACAACTGATGTGGGAAAAAGCAGTAATAGTAAAAACGAAAAATAGGTGAAACAAAGTGTTTAAAGGCTCTAATTTACGATTGGCTCGTCTGTATCACGAGCTATCTCTTGAGCAAGTTGCTGAGCGGGTTGGTAAAACCCGCCAATACATTCAGCGCTTGGAAACGGATGATGCATCACCAACACAAGAGCTTACAAATGAATTAGCTAATGCCTTACAGGTTAATATTGATTTTTTTTATGAAAGTAGTGATGTTCTAGTTAACGAGGAAATCGTACATTTTAGAAAACGAAGTTCAACACGGATGTCGACTAAGCTAGCAACGTTGTCACGAGCAGAGTTGTATAGAAGGCTAATTAATATTTTTGACGAATATTTAAACTTACCTCCAGTTAAATTCCCGTCAATTAAAGTTATAACGCAAGATGATATTGAGAAGGCGGCTGAAAAGTGTCGATCTGATTGGGGATTAGGCATGGGACCCATAGAGAATATGACACGTTTAGCTGAAAAATTGGGGGCTTTTGTTACCTCTTTTGAATCTGTTTCAGATGAGGTTGATGCACTATCAGTGCCTTTAAGTCGTCCATTTATTGTTCGAAATATGGCGAAAAGGTCTCCATGCAGGCAACGATTTGATATAGCTCATGAAGTTGGGCATTTAATTTTGCATGAAGGTATATCTACAGGCGATAGAATAACAGAATCACAAGCGAATAGATTTGCTTCTGCACTTTTGTTACCTAGATCTTCAATGGCAAAATATTTTCCTCGACCAATAGGAGGAAGGATAGATTGGAAGGGGTTAAGCAATTTCAAGCTGACATGGAATGTCAGTAAAGCGGCTATAATCTATAGGGCTCATCAGCTGTCTTTATTGACTGACGCTCAGTATAAAACTGCTTTCTTTGGGTTAAAAAGAAAAGGTGAAGCAATTGATGAGAGGGAAGATTATCTAATTGAACATGAAAAACCAGAGTTTTTTCATAGGGCGATTAGAGTTCTTATTAATGAATTAGGTATAAGCCCCCAAGATTTAGCTAATAGGCTCAGAATTTCAGTGAATATGCTTTCTAATTTATCTGGAGACATTTTGTTATCTGAGAAAGTCTCGCAACCGGAAGAAAGCAATGTAGTATCTCTAGCTGGGTATAGATTAAAATTCGCTTAGTTTGATTTAATAAAAACCGTCAAAATTTTGGCGGTTTTTTTACTCATAATTCAGCACAAACTCGCACAACTTCCACTTAAATTTACTTCCTACCCAAACCATACCCAGCCTAACTTTCAGCGCTCCGCACACCTGCACAAATTCCCACCCCTTTTGTGTGCGGGCGAGGCGGGGGAGCAAGCGCGCGCAAAGGGGTAAAGATGAGCCGCGCTGGCTATGATGGGATTAGTCCATGAATGGCGTTATTTGCGATTATTCAGGCTGTACAGCCTAGATAAGATGTAAAATAGTTTCGGGTATGTGAAATAGGTAGAACGGCACTAAGGCCGTTCTATTAGCTTTGAAAGGGGGAACATCGGTTAATGTGAATTGAATGGTTTATTTATAATTCGGTTCTTTGTTCTTCGCCTGCGTCAAAAAATCCAGCAACGCATATTGTTTAAAGCGGATCACCTCAACACCTAGCATGTCATTAATTGATTTCATGCTTTCCATCAACGGTAATAACTCATTGAACCAA is drawn from Providencia huaxiensis and contains these coding sequences:
- a CDS encoding PIN domain-containing protein, coding for MKDSKYNALCVDTSIFINHGLTLNKGLLKRLDQFKDSNIELVIPDIIIEELKKHLLKKKQEKHAGLSSAIKDFIRYYDSHNDRLVDFQDMVSELIPNESTDKSISEFIGRTGLEIINVDDCLDVKKLMKMYFSNQPPFEETGKKKSEFPDAIALLSLDAWAEEYNKKIIAVSIDQDWLKYAEHSEHIDVIADLSSAISKLQSQIDPEILLTELANMLDSSSGQFYSLIKEKAEDYTNQIEPQPDVNSDFEFDYDYLEISFNDITFSHSPSNPLFLKLIQFEDDMVVVQTRVNINANAYCDFTLFHRDSTDKDYFNIGTTSESTNFDFDTDILITFTGNFENVSNIIDVDIYDVEFLSSPSYISFGYIEPSYNYEPD
- a CDS encoding helix-turn-helix domain-containing protein, whose product is MFKGSNLRLARLYHELSLEQVAERVGKTRQYIQRLETDDASPTQELTNELANALQVNIDFFYESSDVLVNEEIVHFRKRSSTRMSTKLATLSRAELYRRLINIFDEYLNLPPVKFPSIKVITQDDIEKAAEKCRSDWGLGMGPIENMTRLAEKLGAFVTSFESVSDEVDALSVPLSRPFIVRNMAKRSPCRQRFDIAHEVGHLILHEGISTGDRITESQANRFASALLLPRSSMAKYFPRPIGGRIDWKGLSNFKLTWNVSKAAIIYRAHQLSLLTDAQYKTAFFGLKRKGEAIDEREDYLIEHEKPEFFHRAIRVLINELGISPQDLANRLRISVNMLSNLSGDILLSEKVSQPEESNVVSLAGYRLKFA